The following coding sequences lie in one Streptomyces ortus genomic window:
- a CDS encoding alpha/beta fold hydrolase yields the protein MTEYLAVDGGTIAYEVAGSGPLIVLAHGMGDSRAAYRALIPPLVAAGHRVAAVDLRGCGESSTEWPAWSRTAIAGDLLALIRHLGGPAVLVGHSISGGAATIAAAQEPSLVTSVVELAPFTRKQSVSLGDLRLKRYRQGMLRLLGAGVFGSVRQWRAYLDVAYPGAKPAHWAERLGRIDTLMREPGRMKAMQGMGRSAPTDAGAQLGNVRCPVLVVMGTLDPDWADPHAEGSAIVGDLPAGLGRLEMIEGAGHYPHDQFPDEVLSLVLDFLRTDTARA from the coding sequence ATGACCGAGTACCTCGCCGTCGACGGCGGCACGATCGCTTACGAAGTGGCGGGGTCCGGCCCGCTGATCGTCCTCGCGCACGGCATGGGCGACAGCCGCGCCGCCTACCGCGCGCTGATCCCGCCGCTGGTGGCGGCCGGCCACCGCGTCGCCGCCGTCGACCTGCGCGGTTGCGGCGAATCCAGCACCGAATGGCCCGCCTGGAGCCGTACCGCGATCGCCGGCGACCTGCTCGCCCTGATCCGGCACCTCGGCGGCCCGGCCGTGCTCGTCGGCCACTCCATCTCCGGCGGGGCCGCCACCATCGCCGCCGCGCAGGAGCCCTCGCTGGTCACCTCGGTCGTCGAACTGGCGCCGTTCACCCGCAAGCAGTCGGTGAGCCTCGGTGACCTGCGCCTCAAGCGCTACCGGCAGGGCATGCTGCGGCTGCTGGGCGCCGGCGTGTTCGGCAGCGTGCGGCAGTGGCGCGCGTACCTCGACGTGGCCTACCCCGGCGCGAAGCCGGCCCACTGGGCCGAGCGGCTGGGCCGCATCGATACGCTGATGCGCGAGCCGGGCCGGATGAAGGCCATGCAGGGCATGGGCCGCAGCGCCCCGACCGACGCGGGCGCGCAGCTCGGCAACGTCCGCTGCCCGGTCCTGGTCGTGATGGGCACCCTCGACCCCGACTGGGCCGACCCGCACGCCGAGGGCTCGGCGATCGTCGGTGACCTGCCGGCCGGCCTCGGCCGCCTTGAGATGATCGAGGGCGCCGGACACTACCCCCACGACCAGTTCCCCGACGAGGTGCTTTCCCTGGTGCTCGACTTCCTCCGCACGGACACCGCCCGTGCCTAG